Sequence from the Castanea sativa cultivar Marrone di Chiusa Pesio chromosome 12, ASM4071231v1 genome:
TCACGTCTCCTCCTCAACTACCAATTCCtgaaaaaacccacaaaaccccCACTCCACTTTTCACGGAAAATCTCTACTTTCACACACTTTCCCACCTCCCAAACACCGAAATTCTCATTTCTAACAAAGATCCATTACTCCACAGTCTCCGATAGGGTGGTCCATGACCTCCTTGCCGAGGTGGAGAAAGAGAggcagagagaaagagagcagagGAAAAGGGCTGGCCTGGACACCAAAGACATTGATGCTGAGGATGAGGAAGATTACATGGGTGTTATGCCATTGATAGAGAAGCTTGAGAAAGAGAAGCTTAAGGACACTGGGGAATTGAACCGCTACGAAGAGCGTTCGGACTCTGATAGCGATGATGATGACGAGAGGTTTAGCAATGAAGCAGTGAAGAAGAGGAAGGATGAGTTTGATAGGAAGTTCAAGCGGCACGAGGAGTTGCTTAAGAACTTCACTGAAGCTGGTATTGAATGCCTTccacttgtttgtttgtttgcttcttTGGATGATTTGTGATGTTGAGTGGAACTGGAGTGATACGTTTGGATGCTTGAAAAGTGTAGGAAAAGACTAAAGAATGACTTTTTAATACTGGGTTTATAGTTATCTCATGGTTTTGTTTGTAATGTTGAGTAGAACTGTAGCAGAGTTTGGTATGATGTGTTTGGTAGCTTAGGAAGCATGGGAGTGGGAGAAGTATAGAAAAtggaattatttttatttgcaaGTTTGCTAATCTTTACTAAGAAATTTTAGCTCAAGTGAGTAAAGTGCAACCTTTTAAATTACAGGTTTGCACTTGAAatgtaattatcatttttttaggtttggggggtgggggttgAATGAACATTTTTGTTatcttaataatttaatttatttttgagtaGCATAAGTTTTTTGCAACTAGTGGGTTGTGGGAAATGGTACATTCAGCAGCTCTCAATTAATATGATGACAGTTGAAGAGCTTTGTAGAAGATGATCCATGTTAGATAAATATGAGTAATTAAGGCTAATCCCATCTTTACtattaaaaagagaagaaaagttCTAACCTCAAGTGTTCTTAGTGCATCCTATTGGATGTTATGTTCGATAGACTTCTGAGCTTGGATTCTTTACAATTGGATCAGGGAGCATCTTTTCAACTTTGGAAGAATTTCTAGTAACCTCCCTCTCATTACCATTTTGATATGGTAATGTCCTCACGATCTATAGAAAGCCTGaaataatatatgtatgtattcaCATTCTAAAGACtgcatttaaatttaattgattatTGCATCTAAGGTGTTCATCTCGTGAACTCTCTGAATTCTTTTTTCTGttattatcaataatatttctttcttatttaacaaaaaaaaagggaaaagaagataGTGGAAGAGATTTTCCCAACTCCATCTAAGTTCTGTGTGGAGGGAAGAGAAGGGGAGCTGCGGGGGGTGGGGGAAGGGgacattaatttgtttttctggCCCTGCAGTCTTTACaattgttgggttttgtttttcctgACAGCTCATATGCACCTAGCAAACACACTCACGCTCACCATGCATACAGGCAGTAACATAAATTAATATACGTTTGTATGTCATTCTGAGttactttcattttttattttctgtctTTTTGCCCGTTCTGTAAATTGAGGGAGCACTAAATGTTGCTGAATCACAAAGATAATACAATTAATGTCTTCCCTGCAGACTTTCCCTTCAGTATGGGCTTTATATGAAGTGCTCTTTGTAACTCAgcagaaaatttaaatttagttaGTAAAAAGTTCTTGCTCTTTCACAAACTAATGCTCATGTCCAACATTCTATTAGGGTTGCTATGTAAGGAAGAGAaactgttaattttttttaaaaatgacttCAAATGTTgacatttttgttttcaaacatttttattattattttttatccatTTCTAAGTTTCTGTGCAACACAATGGAGGGTTCATGTtctgtattttgttttttcttcttttaactCCCCATAAGAATGGGATGGAGGACAAGGTCATAGGTTGAAGTCTTGTAGAGTGTGTGAGTTTCTTACCAATAAAAAGAAAGTGttgttttatataaattgatgtgaGATTCTTTTTGGCATATCTAACAGATACACTTGATGACGCATTCAAGTGGATGTATAAAATAGACAAGTTTGAGCAAAAGCATTTCCGACTCCGCCCTGAGTATCGGGTCATTGGTGAGTTGATGAATCGTTTGAAAGTAGCAGAGGGAAAGGATAAATTCATTCTTCAACAGAAATTAAATAGGGCTATGAGGTTGGTGGAATGGAAGGAAGCTTATGATCCTAACAATCCTGCCAATTATGGAGTTATTCAGCATGAACAAGTTGGAGCCTCTGCTGATCTCTTGGACCAACCTGGATTTGAGAGGGCAAAGCAATTGATACAAGGGGACGACGATGATGAGGAAGAGTTTGATGACATGAAAGAGAGGGATGACATACTGATAGCAAAGATTAATTCCATTGACAAAAAACTTGAAGAGAAGCTAGCAGAGTTGGACCATACATTTGGAAAGAAGGGGAAGCTTTTAGAGGAAGAGATCAGAGATCTGGCCGAGGAGAGAAATGATTTGacagagaagaaaagaagaccTCTTTACAGGAAAGTAAGTGCACGCATCATCCTGCTACGTTTTTCATtgttaattgataaaattcagCATACTTGAGggtttctgatttttttttgttgtactaaatattcaaaattcatCTGGTTGACATTGTGATGTGAGAATGGGACAAATTCTGTAAGTTGTAgctttttgttctcttttttt
This genomic interval carries:
- the LOC142619977 gene encoding uncharacterized protein LOC142619977, producing the protein MATKSQPFSWSRLLLNYQFLKKPTKPPLHFSRKISTFTHFPTSQTPKFSFLTKIHYSTVSDRVVHDLLAEVEKERQREREQRKRAGLDTKDIDAEDEEDYMGVMPLIEKLEKEKLKDTGELNRYEERSDSDSDDDDERFSNEAVKKRKDEFDRKFKRHEELLKNFTEADTLDDAFKWMYKIDKFEQKHFRLRPEYRVIGELMNRLKVAEGKDKFILQQKLNRAMRLVEWKEAYDPNNPANYGVIQHEQVGASADLLDQPGFERAKQLIQGDDDDEEEFDDMKERDDILIAKINSIDKKLEEKLAELDHTFGKKGKLLEEEIRDLAEERNDLTEKKRRPLYRKGFDVKLIDVNRTCKVTKGGQVVKYTAILACGNYHGLVGFAKAKGPAIPIALQKAYEKCFQNLHYVERHEEHTIAHAVQTAYKKTKVYLWPAPTRTGMKAGKTVQTILNLAGFKNIKSKVVGSRNPHNTVKALFKALNAVETPKDVQEKFGRTVVEKYLL